In a genomic window of Scheffersomyces stipitis CBS 6054 chromosome 4, complete sequence:
- a CDS encoding predicted protein (go_function ATP binding~go_process mismatch repair) produces MAIKSIDQKDVSKITSGQVIIDLKSIVKELVENSIDANSTKIEINFQNYGIDSISVTDNGKGIKKEDFEFVCLRSHTSKISEFEDLDKLSTLGFRGEALNSICSVSSKVKIVTCTDYPKNHELDYDKAGKLSKSVSKIGGGFSKQTGTSVSIEKIFFDLPVRLKNFVKNSKREFHKAINFLTQYLLIYPEIKFSVFNVVNSKKSLALSSRGGSKSTILDNMITVFGANGAKGLVELKLLISEDIQIEGYISSYSFGLGRSVTDRQFMFINKRPVMLKKLSKIVNDVYKSFNHMQYPIFILNIAIDPSALDVNLTPDKGMIMIHSEQDLFEKIRLDLIGFFESQDNVIPRNLERHELNKSTFTKREKKPSVQNIEPDSDIEDIKLPLAKEMGESSIATESDTIVQESCASGLDNIKEHYQESNVVEDGQEHLLPEHEESLQVVTVVTDPETSNIDQEQRNTFELINKEREQDIGSPDDDEDQPIEGREDVDTKEEGNDQIIEDDSKNLASSKYSPINTLAPEYDDHRKNYQITQQKKCLIRINEQEFEESHNKRLKIDMLHNRVESANSHAIVSSIKEEMCHTSLNNNGNRSLKLLEIQDDQSLSYTISRKDFLKMKLIGQFNLGFILVTLDDNNLFIIDQHASDEKYNFERLNQELSIKIQRLIVPQTIELSIIDELLVIEHEQIFMSNGYQFTVVLEAKPGSRIRLNTMPSSRGVVFDLNDFQELINLVNTNPRNKNLKCSKIRNLLAMRACRSSIMIGQPLTRGRMTKVVQNLSQLDKPWNCPHGRPTMRHLVEFDHWRDNRVDYEI; encoded by the coding sequence ATGGCAATCAAAAGTATTGATCAGAAGGACGTTTCAAAGATAACCTCTGGTCAGGTTATAATTGATTTAAAGTCAATAGTTAAAGAATTGGTCGAAAATTCCATTGACGCAAACAGTACTAAGATAGAGATCAATTTCCAGAACTATGGAATCGATTCCATTTCTGTCACTGACAACGGCAAGGGAatcaaaaaagaagactttgaattCGTTTGTCTTAGGAGTCATACCTCCAAGATATCTGAGTTCGAAGATTTAGATAAACTATCTACTTTAGGCTTCAGAGGAGAGGCACTAAATTCGATATGTTCTGTATCATCCAAAGTCAAAATTGTTACATGTACTGACTACCCGAAAAATCACGAATTGGATTATGACAAAGCTGGAAAATTAAGCAAATCTGTGTCGAAAATCGGAGGAGGTTTTTCAAAACAGACAGGAACCTCTGTAAGTATCGAGAAGATATTCTTTGACTTACCAGTTAGACTTAAGAATTTTGTGAAGAATTCCAAGAGGGAATTTCATAAAGCAATAAATTTCCTTACCCAATACCTATTAATTTACCcagaaatcaaattcaGTGTTTTCAATGTTGTGAACtcaaagaaaagtttgGCCTTGAGTAGCAGAGGTGGTTCTAAGTCCACGATTTTGGACAACATGATCACTGTTTTTGGTGCAAATGGTGCAAAGGGGTTGgttgaattgaaattgttgattaGTGAGGATATCCAAATTGAAGGGTACATATCAAGCTATTCATTTGGACTTGGCCGCCTGGTGACTGATCGACAATTTATGTTCATAAATAAACGACCTGTTatgttgaaaaagttgtCCAAAATTGTCAATGATGTGTATAAATCTTTCAACCATATGCAATATCCAATATTCATATTGAATATAGCTATCGATCCACTGGCCCTAGATGTTAATTTGACTCCAGACAAAGGGATGATAATGATCCACCTGGAGCAAGATttgtttgaaaagattcGGTTAGACTTAATTGGATTCTTTGAGAGTCAAGACAATGTGATTCCTAGGAATTTAGAGCGGCATGAGTTAAACAAATCCACTTTCACtaaaagagaaaagaagccaTCAGTTCAGAACATAGAGCCAGATTCTgacattgaagatatcaaatTACCTCTTGCTAAGGAAATGGGTGAAAGTAGTATCGCTACAGAGTCTGATACAATTGTACAAGAGAGCTGTGCTTCCGGACTTGATAACATCAAGGAGCATTACCAAGAATCTAATGTAGTGGAAGATGGACAGGAACACTTACTTCCAGAGCATGAGGAAAGCTTGCAAGTAGTTACAGTCGTtacagatccagaaaccAGCAATATAGATCAAGAACAGAGGAATACTTTCGAATTAatcaacaaagaaagagaacaagATATCGGCAGCCCAGACGATGACGAGGATCAACCAATTGAAGGTAGGGAAGATGTTGATACTAAAGAAGAGGGAAATGATCAGATTATAGAAGACGATAGCAAGAATTTAGCATCTTCCAAATATTCGCCGATCAACACTCTTGCCCCAGAATATGATGATCATAGAAAAAACTATCAAATTACACAACAAAAAAAATGTTTGATTAGAATCAACGAACAGGAGTTCGAAGAAAGCCACAACAAGAGATTAAAGATTGATATGTTACACAACAGAGTAGAGTCGGCTAATAGCCATGCCATTGTATCTTCGATAAAGGAAGAGATGTGTCATACTTCCCTCAATAATAACGGGAATCGTAGTTTAAAACTACTAGAGATACAGGATGACCAGAGTTTATCATACACAATACTGAGAAAAGATTTTCTAAAGATGAAGCTCATTGGACAATTCAACCTTGGATTCATCCTAGTAACACTTGATGACAATAACTTGTTTATTATTGATCAGCATGCAAGCGATGAAAAATATAACTTCGAAAGATTAAACCAGGAGCTTTCGATCAAGATTCAAAGGTTGATTGTCCCTCAGACAATAGAGTTAAGTATTATAGATGAGTTACTTGTTATTGAACACGAGCAAATATTTATGTCCAATGGGTATCAATTCACTGTGGTCCTTGAAGCAAAACCAGGATCCAGAATAAGGTTGAACACTATGCCAAGTTCGCGTGGCGTCGTATTTGACTTGAACGATTTCCAGGAGCTTATCAACCTCGTCAACACTAATCCAcgaaacaagaacttgaaatgCTCTAAGATCCGGAACTTACTA
- a CDS encoding predicted protein (go_component membrane~go_function calcium ion binding; binding~go_process transport), translating into MSSSNPITSESSGQHQPDNVTLYNRPDDYEALFNKLDIQHSGEITIRDFKKALRALKHPMSDNPELIQTIFDSFDANMDKVIDFNDFKKYLTATDDQILKGFNKIDQDNDGKLNKADFVHYLKQSLHLSPSDYNIDLLFKQIDYKNDGYITYDEFRQFLLLMPRLHGSRIKTAFNFIAEEFDLSSDGDVTLINQFLNGFGFFLAGGLSGVVSRTCTAPFDRIKVFLIARTDLSSTVLHSKKEIARQIADGASQKVIEEARRNLLSAERDLARQVQDNHPKTIRSPIIQAARTLWKQGGFKAFYVGNGLNVVKVFPESAMKFGSFEATKRFLARIEGVDDTAKLSKVSTYLAGGIGGVFAQFTVYPIDTLKFRLQCSNLDSSLKGNALLIETAKNMYREGGLKMFYRGLFVGVSGIFPYAALDLGTFSTIKNYLIKRESKRTGIREEDVQLANVVVLTLGALSGTFGATVVYPVNLLRTRLQAQGTYAHPYRYDGFSDVLKKTIVREGYPGLFKGLVPNLAKVAPAVSISYFMYENLKRLFGLNNAL; encoded by the coding sequence atgtcttcttccaaccCTATCACGTCTGAGAGCTCTGGCCAACATCAGCCAGATAATGTGACATTATATAATAGACCCGATGATTACGAGGCCCTCTTCAATAAGTTAGATATACAACATAGTGGCGAAATAACTATACGAGATTTCAAGAAGGCGTTGAGAGCATTAAAACACCCTATGAGTGACAATCCAGAGTTGATTCAAActatttttgattcttttgATGCCAATATGGATAAAGTCATAGACTTtaatgacttcaagaagtaccTTACTGCGACTGACGATCAGATTTTGAAAGGCTTCAACAAAATAGATCAGGATAATGACGGCAAGTTGAATAAAGCTGATTTTGTCCACTATTTAAAGCAATCATTACATTTGTCACCAAGTGACTATAATATTGATTTGTTGTTCAAACAAATCGATTACAAAAACGATGGTTACATCACATATGATGAATTCAGACAGTTTTTGCTATTGATGCCTCGTTTGCATGGTTCCAGAATCAAGACTGCTTTTAATTTCATCGCTGAAGAGTTCGATTTGTCATCTGATGGTGATGTGACCCTAATTAATCAATTCTTGAACGGTTTCGGATTTTTCTTAGCTGGTGGTTTGTCTGGTGTTGTGTCTAGAACATGTACTGCACCCTTCGATAGAATAaaagtcttcttgattgcaAGGACCGACTTATCCTCTACTGTATTACATTccaaaaaagaaattgcCCGTCAAATAGCAGATGGTGCCTCGCAGAAAGTTATCGAAGAggccagaagaaatctcTTGTCAGCTGAAAGAGATTTGGCtagacaagttcaagacAACCATCCCAAGACTATTAGATCTCCAATTATCCAAGCTGCTAGGACGTTATGGAAACAAGGAGGTTTCAAGGCATTTTACGTTGGAAATGGCTTGAATGTTGTTAAGGTCTTCCCCGAATCTGCTATGAAATTTGGTTCTTTTGAAGCAACAAAGAGATTTTTGGCACGAATTGAAGGAGTAGATGATACAGCCAAATTATCGAAAGTATCCACGTATTTGGCCGGTGGTATTGGTGGTGTATTCGCTCAGTTCACTGTATATCCAATTGACACTCTCAAATTCAGACTACAATGCTCTAATTTGGACTCTTCGCTCAAAGGAAATGCATTGTTAATCGAGACCGCCAAAAACATGTATAGGGAAGGCGGATTGAAGATGTTCTACAGGGGACTTTTTGTAGGAGTAAGTGGTATCTTCCCTTATGCGGCTTTGGATTTGGGAACATTTTCAACCATCAAGAACTATTTGATTAAACGTGAAAGTAAGAGAACTGGAATAAGGGAGGAAGATGTTCAACTAGCAAATGTTGTGGTCTTAACACTCGGTGCATTATCTGGAACTTTTGGTGCTACAGTCGTATATCCAGTCAATTTACTTAGAACCAGATTACAAGCCCAAGGGACTTACGCTCACCCATACAGATATGACGGATTTTCAGACGTGTTGAAAAAAACTATTGTTCGTGAAGGGTACCCAGGTTTGTTCAAAGGTTTAGTGCCAAATTTAGCAAAGGTTGCTCCAGCCGTATCAATATCATACTTTATGTATGAGAACTTGAAACGACTCTTTGGTCTAAACAACGCTTTGTGA